The proteins below come from a single Carnobacterium divergens DSM 20623 genomic window:
- a CDS encoding valine--tRNA ligase produces MTEELKMPTKYNPQEVEAGRYDEWIAKDLFKPSGDMTKKPYSIVIPPPNVTGKLHLGHAWDTTLQDIIIRQKRMQGYDTLWLPGMDHAGIATQAKVEEKLAAEGVSRYDLGREKFIDTVWEWKEEYATFIREQWAKVGISVDYSRERFTLDDGLSEAVRKVFVTMFEKDLIYRGEYIINWDPKAKTALSDIEVIHKDVEGAFYHMSYPLADGSGVLEIATTRPETMLGDTAVAVHPEDDRYKHLIGKMLVLPIVNKEIPIIADEYVEMDFGTGVVKITPAHDPNDFEVGNRHSLPRINVMNEDGTMNELAGKYEGMDRFKARKEIIKELEEIGRLIKIEKMVHSVGHSERTGVVVEPRLSTQWFVKMAPLAKEAMDNQATDQAVNFVPERFENTYMRWMENVHDWVISRQLWWGHRIPAWYHKETGELYVGMEEPADAENWIQDPDVLDTWFSSALWPFSTMGWPDTEAPDFKRYFPTNTLVTGYDIIFFWVSRMMFQSLEFTEERPFENVLIHGLIRDEQGRKMSKSLGNGIDPMEVIDKYGADALRWFLSNGSSPGQDVRFSYDKMDASWNFINKVWNASRFAIMNMDGLTVDEIDLTGPKTIADRWILTRLNETIEHVTNLSEKFEFGEAGRHLYNFIWDDFCDWYIEMSKGVLNGEDETAKLTTRSILAHVLDQTLRLLHPIMPFVTEKIWESVPHHGESLVVAEYPVVRPEFNDETAAKGMEVLMELIRSVRNIRSEVNTPMSKKVELLIKTNDPTIEAFLIENQHYIERFCNPETLTISSDVTAPETAMSAVITGAEIYLPLAGLINIAEEITRLEKEMAKWDGEVKRVQGKLSNERFVSSAPEAVVESERAKEKDYLEKREAVAERINVLKAQA; encoded by the coding sequence ATGACAGAAGAATTAAAAATGCCAACAAAATACAATCCCCAAGAAGTTGAAGCGGGGCGCTATGATGAGTGGATAGCAAAGGATTTATTTAAACCAAGTGGAGATATGACAAAAAAACCTTATTCAATCGTGATTCCACCACCAAACGTAACGGGTAAATTACATTTAGGACACGCTTGGGACACAACTTTACAAGACATCATTATTCGTCAAAAACGCATGCAAGGATACGACACTCTTTGGTTGCCAGGAATGGATCATGCGGGGATTGCAACACAAGCAAAAGTAGAAGAAAAGCTAGCTGCAGAAGGTGTTTCACGTTACGATTTAGGACGTGAAAAATTTATCGATACCGTTTGGGAATGGAAAGAAGAGTACGCAACTTTTATTCGTGAACAATGGGCAAAAGTTGGGATTTCTGTTGATTATAGCCGTGAACGTTTTACCCTTGACGATGGGTTATCAGAAGCTGTTCGTAAAGTTTTTGTGACTATGTTTGAAAAAGATTTAATTTACCGCGGAGAATACATTATCAACTGGGATCCAAAAGCGAAAACAGCCTTATCGGATATCGAAGTAATCCATAAAGACGTAGAAGGAGCTTTTTATCATATGAGCTATCCTTTAGCTGACGGTAGCGGCGTCTTAGAAATTGCCACTACTCGACCTGAAACGATGTTAGGCGATACAGCCGTTGCAGTTCATCCAGAAGACGATCGTTACAAACACTTAATTGGAAAAATGTTAGTGTTGCCAATCGTCAATAAAGAGATTCCGATTATTGCGGATGAGTATGTTGAAATGGACTTTGGAACTGGTGTTGTTAAAATAACTCCAGCTCATGATCCAAATGACTTTGAAGTTGGAAATCGTCATTCATTACCACGTATCAATGTAATGAATGAAGATGGAACAATGAATGAACTTGCAGGTAAATATGAAGGCATGGATCGTTTTAAAGCACGTAAAGAAATCATTAAAGAATTAGAAGAAATCGGTCGTTTAATTAAAATCGAAAAAATGGTTCATAGTGTGGGCCATTCTGAACGCACAGGAGTTGTCGTAGAGCCACGTTTATCAACTCAATGGTTTGTTAAAATGGCACCATTAGCAAAAGAAGCAATGGACAATCAAGCTACGGATCAAGCTGTAAACTTTGTTCCTGAACGTTTTGAAAATACGTATATGCGTTGGATGGAAAATGTTCATGATTGGGTTATTTCTCGTCAGTTATGGTGGGGACACCGTATTCCAGCATGGTACCACAAAGAAACAGGCGAATTGTATGTGGGCATGGAAGAACCAGCAGATGCGGAAAATTGGATTCAAGATCCAGATGTATTAGATACGTGGTTCAGTTCAGCTTTATGGCCATTTTCAACGATGGGCTGGCCAGATACAGAAGCGCCAGATTTTAAACGTTATTTCCCAACGAATACTTTAGTAACAGGATATGATATTATCTTCTTCTGGGTAAGTCGAATGATGTTCCAAAGTTTAGAGTTTACAGAAGAGCGTCCTTTTGAAAATGTTTTGATTCACGGATTAATTCGTGACGAACAAGGTCGCAAAATGAGTAAATCATTAGGGAACGGAATTGACCCTATGGAAGTCATTGATAAATACGGTGCAGATGCCTTACGTTGGTTCTTATCAAATGGTTCATCGCCTGGTCAAGATGTTCGTTTTAGCTACGATAAGATGGATGCTAGCTGGAACTTCATTAATAAAGTGTGGAACGCTAGTCGCTTTGCTATTATGAACATGGACGGTTTAACAGTTGATGAAATCGATTTGACTGGACCAAAAACGATTGCAGATCGCTGGATTTTAACTCGTTTAAACGAAACGATTGAACACGTAACGAATTTATCTGAAAAATTTGAGTTTGGTGAAGCAGGTCGTCACCTATATAACTTTATTTGGGATGATTTCTGTGACTGGTATATTGAAATGAGTAAAGGTGTGTTAAATGGGGAAGATGAAACAGCTAAATTAACAACCAGAAGTATTTTAGCTCATGTATTAGATCAAACCTTACGTTTGTTGCACCCAATTATGCCTTTCGTAACTGAAAAAATCTGGGAAAGCGTGCCGCATCACGGTGAATCATTAGTGGTAGCAGAGTACCCAGTCGTGCGCCCTGAATTTAACGATGAAACAGCTGCAAAAGGAATGGAAGTTTTAATGGAGTTGATTCGTTCTGTTCGTAACATTCGTTCAGAAGTGAATACACCGATGTCTAAAAAGGTAGAATTGTTGATTAAAACAAATGATCCTACGATTGAAGCCTTCTTAATTGAAAATCAACATTATATTGAACGTTTTTGTAACCCTGAAACTTTGACGATTTCAAGTGACGTAACAGCACCTGAAACAGCGATGAGTGCAGTAATTACAGGCGCTGAAATTTACTTGCCACTAGCAGGTCTAATCAATATTGCAGAAGAAATCACACGTCTTGAAAAAGAAATGGCGAAATGGGATGGCGAAGTGAAACGTGTTCAAGGAAAACTTTCTAACGAACGTTTTGTTTCAAGTGCTCCTGAAGCAGTTGTTGAAAGCGAACGAGCAAAAGAAAAAGATTACCTTGAAAAACGTGAAGCAGTAGCTGAACGAATTAATGTCTTAAAAGCACAAGCATAA